Proteins encoded by one window of Musa acuminata AAA Group cultivar baxijiao chromosome BXJ2-9, Cavendish_Baxijiao_AAA, whole genome shotgun sequence:
- the LOC135623782 gene encoding dihydroneopterin aldolase 2-like isoform X3, which yields MGENCGDGVLREGSSSMGERDFVDKDKLILRGLQFHGFHGVKPEEKKLGQKFVIDVDAWMDLSNAGKSDDISDTVSYTAIYRILKEVVEGPSQNLLESVAHLIANTTLLQFPQISAVRVKVGKPHVAVRGTIDYLGVEILRYKKASSVDEEALPNHGCVDDDAIGPYRKVKRENFPRQIREFQ from the exons ATGGGAGAGAACTGTGGAGACGGAGTCTTGCGCGAAG GTTCATCATCCATGGGtgaacgtgattttgttgataAAGACAAGCTGATACTAAGGGGCTTGCAGTTTCATGGATTTCATGGTGTGAAACCGGAGGAAAAGAAGCTTGGGCAAAAGTTTGTGATCGATGTGGATGCTTGGATGGACTTGAGCAATGCTGGTAAATCTGATGACATTTCTGACACAGTCAGCTATACTGCTATTTACCG GATATTGAAGGAAGTGGTGGAGGGTCCGTCTCAGAATCTGCTGGAGTCGGTAGCTCACTTGATTGCAAATACCACGTTACTTCAATTCCCTCAGATATCTGCTGTGAGGGTGAAGGTGGGGAAGCCTCATGTGGCCGTTCGTGGCACCATCGACTACTTGGGCGTTGAAATCCTCAGATACAAAAAAGCGTCCTCTGTGGATGAAGAGGCTCTGCCAAACCATGGATGTGTTGATGATGATGCGATCGGTCCTTATCGAAAG gttaaaagggagaattttcctcgacAGATTAGAGAATttcagtag
- the LOC135623782 gene encoding dihydroneopterin aldolase 2-like isoform X1, protein MGENCGDGVLREGSSSMGERDFVDKDKLILRGLQFHGFHGVKPEEKKLGQKFVIDVDAWMDLSNAGKSDDISDTVSYTAIYRILKEVVEGPSQNLLESVAHLIANTTLLQFPQISAVRVKVGKPHVAVRGTIDYLGVEILRYKKASSVDEEALPNHGCVDDDAIGPYRKVSLSLSPWVVGIVVGRTREGGAAHSKEDSRTRYVCIYLYR, encoded by the exons ATGGGAGAGAACTGTGGAGACGGAGTCTTGCGCGAAG GTTCATCATCCATGGGtgaacgtgattttgttgataAAGACAAGCTGATACTAAGGGGCTTGCAGTTTCATGGATTTCATGGTGTGAAACCGGAGGAAAAGAAGCTTGGGCAAAAGTTTGTGATCGATGTGGATGCTTGGATGGACTTGAGCAATGCTGGTAAATCTGATGACATTTCTGACACAGTCAGCTATACTGCTATTTACCG GATATTGAAGGAAGTGGTGGAGGGTCCGTCTCAGAATCTGCTGGAGTCGGTAGCTCACTTGATTGCAAATACCACGTTACTTCAATTCCCTCAGATATCTGCTGTGAGGGTGAAGGTGGGGAAGCCTCATGTGGCCGTTCGTGGCACCATCGACTACTTGGGCGTTGAAATCCTCAGATACAAAAAAGCGTCCTCTGTGGATGAAGAGGCTCTGCCAAACCATGGATGTGTTGATGATGATGCGATCGGTCCTTATCGAAAG gtctctctctctctctctccgtgggTTGTAGGCATCGTCGTCGGCCGAACGAGGGAAGGAGGAGCCGCCCATTCGAAGGAAGACTCCCGAACAAGGTATGTATGTATCTATTTATATCGTTGA
- the LOC135623782 gene encoding dihydroneopterin aldolase 2-like isoform X2, with the protein MGENCGDGVLREGSSSMGERDFVDKDKLILRGLQFHGFHGVKPEEKKLGQKFVIDVDAWMDLSNAGKSDDISDTVSYTAIYRILKEVVEGPSQNLLESVAHLIANTTLLQFPQISAVRVKVGKPHVAVRGTIDYLGVEILRYKKASSVDEEALPNHGCVDDDAIGPYRKVCIYLSIYYIIEHVF; encoded by the exons ATGGGAGAGAACTGTGGAGACGGAGTCTTGCGCGAAG GTTCATCATCCATGGGtgaacgtgattttgttgataAAGACAAGCTGATACTAAGGGGCTTGCAGTTTCATGGATTTCATGGTGTGAAACCGGAGGAAAAGAAGCTTGGGCAAAAGTTTGTGATCGATGTGGATGCTTGGATGGACTTGAGCAATGCTGGTAAATCTGATGACATTTCTGACACAGTCAGCTATACTGCTATTTACCG GATATTGAAGGAAGTGGTGGAGGGTCCGTCTCAGAATCTGCTGGAGTCGGTAGCTCACTTGATTGCAAATACCACGTTACTTCAATTCCCTCAGATATCTGCTGTGAGGGTGAAGGTGGGGAAGCCTCATGTGGCCGTTCGTGGCACCATCGACTACTTGGGCGTTGAAATCCTCAGATACAAAAAAGCGTCCTCTGTGGATGAAGAGGCTCTGCCAAACCATGGATGTGTTGATGATGATGCGATCGGTCCTTATCGAAAGGtatgtatctatctatctatctattataTCATCGAACATGTGTTTTGA